From one Rhodamnia argentea isolate NSW1041297 chromosome 1, ASM2092103v1, whole genome shotgun sequence genomic stretch:
- the LOC115745299 gene encoding methionine aminopeptidase 2B-like produces MEEANVPVEAVPAEENGVVEATDRLAALHTDAHNGKDNGEVAKKKKRKNKSKKKKELPEQTNPPSIPVAELFPSGEFPEGEIQQFKDDNLWRVTSEEKRELERLQKPMYNSVRRAAEVHRQVRKYIREILKPGMLMTDLCETLENTVRKLISENGLQAGIAFPTGCSLNWVAAHWTPNTGDKTVLQYDDVMKLDFGTHIDGLIVDCAFTVAFNPMFDPLLEASREATNAGIKESGIDVRLCDVGAAIQEVMESYEVEINGKTFQVKSIRNLNGHSIGPYQIHAGKSVPIVKGGEQTKMEEGEFFAIETFGSTGKGYVREDLECSHYMKNFDVGHIPLRLPRAKQLLATINKNFSTLAFCRRYLERLGETKYLMALKNLCDAGIVQPYPPLCDAKGSYVSQFEHTILLRPTCKEVISRGDDY; encoded by the exons ATGGAGGAAGCGAACGTGCCCGTGGAAGCGGTTCCTGCCGAAGAAAATGGCGTAGTGGAGGCTACTGACCGCCTTGCCGCGCTGCACACTGATGCCCACAATGGAAAGGATAATG GAGAGGTcgccaagaagaaaaagagaaagaacaaaagcaa gaaaaagaaagaattgccCGAGCAGACTAATCCACCCTCAATTCCTGTTGCTGAACTTTTTCCATCTGGGGAGTTTCCAGAGGgtgaaattcagcagttcaagGATGA TAATTTATGGAGGGTGACATCTGAAGAGAAGAGGGAATTGGAGCGCCTTCAGAAACCAATGTATAATTCAGTTCGACGAGCAGCAGAGGTTCATCGACAG GTTAGGAAGTACATCAGGGAAATTTTGAAACCCGGAATGCTGATGACTGACTTATGTGAGACCTTAGAGAACACGGTTCGTAAGCTAATATCCGAAAATGGCTTGCAAGCAGGGATTGCTTTCCCTACAGGATGCTCTTTGAATTG GGTGGCTGCCCACTGGACTCCAAATACAGGAGATAAGACTGTGCTTCAGTATGATGATGTGATGAAGTTGGACTTTGGGACTCATATAGATG GGCTTATAGTTGACTGTGCATTTACGGTGGCCTTTAATCCCATGTTTGATCCTCTGCTTGAAGCCTCACGGGAAGCAACGAATGCTGGTATTAAG GAATCTGGAATAGACGTTCGCCTGTGTGACGTTGGTGCTGCAATCCAAGAGGTCATGGAGTCATACGAAGTTGAAATAAATGGAAAGACTTTCCAAG TTAAGAGCATCCGAAACTTAAACGGACATAGCATCGGGCCCTATCAAATCCATGCTGGAAAATCTGTACCCATTGTGAAGGGAGGTGAGCAGACAAAGATGGAAGAGGGcgaattttttgcaattgaaacttttggttcCACAG GAAAGGGATATGTAAGAGAAGACTTAGAGTGCAGCCACTacatgaaaaattttgatgttgGCCACATACCGTTGAGGTTGCCCAGAGCAAAGCAACTGTTAGCAACAATTAATAAGAACTTCTCCACCTTAGCATTTTGTAGACGTTATCTAGAGCGGTTGGGTGAGACCAAATATCTCATGGCATTGAAGAACTTATGTGATGCTGGAATTGTGCAG CCTTATC
- the LOC115745292 gene encoding uncharacterized protein LOC115745292 isoform X2, giving the protein MEKLKSMVPDTLKAVVAARSSSADDILSSSSSLLHFFLALPDFHLMMRDLVDPERCVCSKNKDAALDAKQKGYHCFSSADFSGALTFYSQALIVAPFDARDKDKNLVSVLYLNRAVVLYKLGFITECLRDCNRALQISPGYAKAWYWRGKTNASSENYKDATADFHVAHLMETSLGGKRQIECEMKILQVQFTRTSGSSTQHDENTFRISDDPLEVKVKSIVMPHKGRGMASVGEIPPSYLVHNEEPYAAVILKNCRDRYCHYCFNELPLDVVPCSFCAIPRYCSEHCQLKAGGHRSRHNIEDVGLHVEVPTEIENHIREVTSETGEEKILEHFPEHRHECQDANWPAVLPHEVVLAGRMVVKSLVQRRDLAEIKALDLSYRYTELAVEVKLELCIYAIVLLVCLQHSLSLDLPVNPYFVYQIIIIMCQIRLNSMAIIRMKSSDPNAPQDPNRKFSSDEGASATTIEQVSVGQAIYAVGSLFNHSCRPNIHAYFLARTLYIRTTELVEAGCSLELSYGPQVGQQNCRDRLKFLEEKYYFQCQCRSCSVVNLSDLVLSAFHCVHPHCSGIVLDTFDIKSEYEKLKQSRHAGDFYSLEPYVQVEKLGGLYVGEMDHNALAKIYSSLRASGGYCLKCGSRCDLESSRLLVSEALGNIERLQHGIVRKELSSSLLSDASESLDQLRRMLHAYNKSIAEAEDSVAQAFCFIGELQCAIEHCKSSIQEDVLGREIYQFTYSHVCTSLNN; this is encoded by the exons ATGGAGAAGCTGAAGTCGATGGTGCCCGACACTCTCAAGGCGGTGGTGGCTGCACGTTCAAGCAGCGCTGATGAcatcctctcctcctcctcttctcttctccactTCTTTCTTGCCCTGCCCGACTTTCACCtg ATGATGAGAGACTTGGTGGATCCTGAGAGGTGTGTCTGTAGTAAGAACAAGGATGCTGCATTGGATGCAAAGCAAAAGGGCTATCACTGCTTTTCCAGTGCAGACTTCTCCGGGGCCTTAACCTTCTATTCCCAA GCGCTCATCGTTGCTCCCTTTGATGCTCGCGACAAGGACAAAAATCTGGTCTCCGTTTTATACTTGAATCGCGCAGTCGTGTTatat AAACTTGGTTTTATAACAGAGTGTCTTCGAGACTGTAACAGGGCACTTCAAATTTCCCCAGGATATGCGAAG GCATGGTATTGGAGAGGTAAGACCAATGCTTCTTCAGAAAATTACAAAGATGCAACTGCAGACTTTCATGTAGCCCATTTGATGGAGACATCATTGGGTGGCAAGAGACAGATTGAATGTGAGATGAAGATACTTCAGGTCCAGTTCACCAGGACATCTGGTTCATCAACTCAACATGATGAGAACACCTTCAGGATTTCAG ATGATCCACTCGAGGTTAAAGTGAAGTCCATTGTGATGCCTCATAAAGGTAGGGGGATGGCTTCAGTTGGTGAAATTCCTCCATCTTATTTGGTTCACAATGAGGAACCTTATGCTGCG GTCATATTGAAGAATTGTCGAGACAGGTACTGTCACTATTGCTTCAATGAATTACCATTGGATGTGGTACCCTGCTCTTTCTGTGCAATACCACGGTACTGCTCTGAGCATTGCCAGCTAAAAGCAGGAGGACATCGATCAAGACACAACATAGAAGATGTTGGCCTTCATGTAGAAGTTCCTACAGAGATTGAAAATCATATCAGAGAGGTTACTTCTGAAACTGGGGAGGAGAAAATTCTCGAGCACTTTCCAGAACACAGACATGAATGCCAGGATGCAAACTGGCCAGCTGTATTGCCGCATGAGGTAGTTTTAGCTGGTCGAATGGTAGTGAAGTCCCTGGTGCAAAGAAGAGACCTGGCGGAGATAAAAGCTTTG GATCTTTCTTATAGATACACTGAATTGGCGGTGGAGGTTAAACTGGAACTGTGTATATACGCAATTGTATTACTTGTTTGTCTTCAACACTCTCTCAGCCTTGACCTTCCAGTAAATCCTTATTTTGTGtatcag ATTATCATCATTATGTGTCAAATAAGGCTTAATTCTATGGCTATCATCCGGATGAAATCCAGCGATCCCAATGCTCCACAAGATCCtaatagaaaattctcatccgaTGAAGGTGCTTCAGCTACTACAATAGAACAG GTCAGCGTTGGTCAAGCTATTTACGCCGTTGGCAGTTTGTTCAACCATTCTTGTCGTCCAAAcattcatgcatattttcttgctCGTACTCTCTACATCCGAACAACGGAACTGGTGGAAGCAGGTTGTTCCCTGGAGTTGTCTTATGGTCCACAG GTTGGGCAACAGAACTGTCGAGACCGCCTTAAATTTCTGGAAGAGAAGTATTATTTTCAATGTCAGTGCAGAAGCTGTTCTGTTGTGAATCTCTCTGATCTTGTTCTGAGTGCTTTTCATTGTGTTCATCCTCATTGCTCTGGCATAGTTTTGGATACATTTGACATAAAATCTGAATATGAAAAACTTAAGCAGTCAAGACATGCTGGGGACTTTTATAGCTTGGAGCCTTATGTACAG GTAGAGAAGCTTGGTGGTCTCTATGTTGGTGAAATGGATCACAATGCCCTGGCGAAAATTTATAGCTCCCTTCGTGCAAGTGGAGGATATTGCTTGAAGTGTGGGTCCCGGTGTGACCTCGAATCTTCTCGCCTGTTGGTGAGTGAAGCTTTGGGAAATATTGAAAG GTTGCAGCATGGAATAGTTAGAAAAGAACTGTCTAGTTCTTTACTTTCTGATGCTTCAGAATCTCTTGACCAGCTGAGAAGAATGTTGCATGCATATAACAAAAGCATTGCAGAA GCAGAGGATAGTGTTGCACAAGCATTTTGCTTCATTGGAGAGCTGCAGTGTGCGATTGAGCACTGCAAATCATCAATTCAG GAGGATGTTCTAGGTCGAGAGATTTATCAGTTCACTT ATAGCCATGTTTGCACAAGTCTTAACAATTAG
- the LOC115745292 gene encoding uncharacterized protein LOC115745292 isoform X1 has translation MEKLKSMVPDTLKAVVAARSSSADDILSSSSSLLHFFLALPDFHLMMRDLVDPERCVCSKNKDAALDAKQKGYHCFSSADFSGALTFYSQALIVAPFDARDKDKNLVSVLYLNRAVVLYKLGFITECLRDCNRALQISPGYAKAWYWRGKTNASSENYKDATADFHVAHLMETSLGGKRQIECEMKILQVQFTRTSGSSTQHDENTFRISDDPLEVKVKSIVMPHKGRGMASVGEIPPSYLVHNEEPYAAVILKNCRDRYCHYCFNELPLDVVPCSFCAIPRYCSEHCQLKAGGHRSRHNIEDVGLHVEVPTEIENHIREVTSETGEEKILEHFPEHRHECQDANWPAVLPHEVVLAGRMVVKSLVQRRDLAEIKALDLSYRYTELAVEVKLELCIYAIVLLVCLQHSLSLDLPVNPYFVYQIIIIMCQIRLNSMAIIRMKSSDPNAPQDPNRKFSSDEGASATTIEQVSVGQAIYAVGSLFNHSCRPNIHAYFLARTLYIRTTELVEAGCSLELSYGPQVGQQNCRDRLKFLEEKYYFQCQCRSCSVVNLSDLVLSAFHCVHPHCSGIVLDTFDIKSEYEKLKQSRHAGDFYSLEPYVQVEKLGGLYVGEMDHNALAKIYSSLRASGGYCLKCGSRCDLESSRLLVSEALGNIERLQHGIVRKELSSSLLSDASESLDQLRRMLHAYNKSIAEAEDSVAQAFCFIGELQCAIEHCKSSIQILEKLYSPDHAVIGYELVKLFSIQLSLGDVAAGETLNRLGVIFEHHYGSHAEVVFPYLKSFKREARKLCEVEDS, from the exons ATGGAGAAGCTGAAGTCGATGGTGCCCGACACTCTCAAGGCGGTGGTGGCTGCACGTTCAAGCAGCGCTGATGAcatcctctcctcctcctcttctcttctccactTCTTTCTTGCCCTGCCCGACTTTCACCtg ATGATGAGAGACTTGGTGGATCCTGAGAGGTGTGTCTGTAGTAAGAACAAGGATGCTGCATTGGATGCAAAGCAAAAGGGCTATCACTGCTTTTCCAGTGCAGACTTCTCCGGGGCCTTAACCTTCTATTCCCAA GCGCTCATCGTTGCTCCCTTTGATGCTCGCGACAAGGACAAAAATCTGGTCTCCGTTTTATACTTGAATCGCGCAGTCGTGTTatat AAACTTGGTTTTATAACAGAGTGTCTTCGAGACTGTAACAGGGCACTTCAAATTTCCCCAGGATATGCGAAG GCATGGTATTGGAGAGGTAAGACCAATGCTTCTTCAGAAAATTACAAAGATGCAACTGCAGACTTTCATGTAGCCCATTTGATGGAGACATCATTGGGTGGCAAGAGACAGATTGAATGTGAGATGAAGATACTTCAGGTCCAGTTCACCAGGACATCTGGTTCATCAACTCAACATGATGAGAACACCTTCAGGATTTCAG ATGATCCACTCGAGGTTAAAGTGAAGTCCATTGTGATGCCTCATAAAGGTAGGGGGATGGCTTCAGTTGGTGAAATTCCTCCATCTTATTTGGTTCACAATGAGGAACCTTATGCTGCG GTCATATTGAAGAATTGTCGAGACAGGTACTGTCACTATTGCTTCAATGAATTACCATTGGATGTGGTACCCTGCTCTTTCTGTGCAATACCACGGTACTGCTCTGAGCATTGCCAGCTAAAAGCAGGAGGACATCGATCAAGACACAACATAGAAGATGTTGGCCTTCATGTAGAAGTTCCTACAGAGATTGAAAATCATATCAGAGAGGTTACTTCTGAAACTGGGGAGGAGAAAATTCTCGAGCACTTTCCAGAACACAGACATGAATGCCAGGATGCAAACTGGCCAGCTGTATTGCCGCATGAGGTAGTTTTAGCTGGTCGAATGGTAGTGAAGTCCCTGGTGCAAAGAAGAGACCTGGCGGAGATAAAAGCTTTG GATCTTTCTTATAGATACACTGAATTGGCGGTGGAGGTTAAACTGGAACTGTGTATATACGCAATTGTATTACTTGTTTGTCTTCAACACTCTCTCAGCCTTGACCTTCCAGTAAATCCTTATTTTGTGtatcag ATTATCATCATTATGTGTCAAATAAGGCTTAATTCTATGGCTATCATCCGGATGAAATCCAGCGATCCCAATGCTCCACAAGATCCtaatagaaaattctcatccgaTGAAGGTGCTTCAGCTACTACAATAGAACAG GTCAGCGTTGGTCAAGCTATTTACGCCGTTGGCAGTTTGTTCAACCATTCTTGTCGTCCAAAcattcatgcatattttcttgctCGTACTCTCTACATCCGAACAACGGAACTGGTGGAAGCAGGTTGTTCCCTGGAGTTGTCTTATGGTCCACAG GTTGGGCAACAGAACTGTCGAGACCGCCTTAAATTTCTGGAAGAGAAGTATTATTTTCAATGTCAGTGCAGAAGCTGTTCTGTTGTGAATCTCTCTGATCTTGTTCTGAGTGCTTTTCATTGTGTTCATCCTCATTGCTCTGGCATAGTTTTGGATACATTTGACATAAAATCTGAATATGAAAAACTTAAGCAGTCAAGACATGCTGGGGACTTTTATAGCTTGGAGCCTTATGTACAG GTAGAGAAGCTTGGTGGTCTCTATGTTGGTGAAATGGATCACAATGCCCTGGCGAAAATTTATAGCTCCCTTCGTGCAAGTGGAGGATATTGCTTGAAGTGTGGGTCCCGGTGTGACCTCGAATCTTCTCGCCTGTTGGTGAGTGAAGCTTTGGGAAATATTGAAAG GTTGCAGCATGGAATAGTTAGAAAAGAACTGTCTAGTTCTTTACTTTCTGATGCTTCAGAATCTCTTGACCAGCTGAGAAGAATGTTGCATGCATATAACAAAAGCATTGCAGAA GCAGAGGATAGTGTTGCACAAGCATTTTGCTTCATTGGAGAGCTGCAGTGTGCGATTGAGCACTGCAAATCATCAATTCAG ATTCTGGAAAAGCTTTATAGTCCTGATCATGCTGTCATTGGATATGAGCTGGTGAAGCTCTTCTCCATTCAGCTATCATTGGGTGATGTTGCTGCTGGAGAGACCTTGAATCGACTGGGTGTAATCTTTGAGCATCACTATGGTTCGCATGCAGAGGTTGTATTTCCATATCTTAAATCATTCAAGAGGGAAGCAAGAAAATTGTGTGAGGTGGAAGACTCTTGA